A DNA window from Geovibrio ferrireducens contains the following coding sequences:
- a CDS encoding thiamine pyrophosphate-dependent enzyme — protein sequence MKALDYNTTQKPVWCPGCGNFAIWNGIKKALAEAGIEPHKLALVSGIGCSGKMINHVRAYGFHGLHGRTMPVATGIRLANPEMKVLVNGGDGDGYGMGVGHFVHAMRRNVDLTYIVHNNKVYGLTTGQASPTNEIGSPSKSTPFGVVDEPLNPIAIAIDAGATYVARGFSGDSEQLAELILGGLNHNGFALIDVFQPCVTFGGKYQYEYYQERVVKIENHDVTDADSALALSKTKDKLPIGLFYKVEGRPSYNEMHPEIEKAQVRKRDVTGLLEELV from the coding sequence ATGAAAGCACTGGATTACAACACAACGCAAAAACCCGTATGGTGTCCCGGCTGCGGGAACTTCGCCATCTGGAACGGTATAAAGAAAGCCCTCGCAGAAGCCGGAATCGAGCCGCATAAGCTTGCGCTTGTCTCAGGCATAGGCTGTTCAGGGAAAATGATAAACCATGTCCGTGCTTACGGTTTTCACGGTCTGCACGGCAGAACAATGCCTGTTGCCACTGGGATAAGGCTTGCAAACCCTGAGATGAAGGTTCTGGTAAACGGCGGCGACGGGGACGGCTACGGCATGGGTGTGGGGCATTTTGTTCACGCAATGCGCCGCAATGTCGACCTCACCTATATTGTGCATAATAACAAGGTGTACGGCCTCACAACCGGACAGGCTTCCCCCACCAATGAGATAGGCTCACCGAGCAAATCCACGCCGTTCGGCGTTGTGGATGAGCCGCTGAACCCCATCGCTATAGCCATAGATGCCGGAGCGACTTATGTTGCCAGAGGCTTTTCAGGCGATTCGGAGCAGCTTGCGGAACTTATACTCGGCGGGCTGAACCACAACGGCTTTGCGCTGATAGATGTTTTTCAGCCGTGCGTGACCTTCGGCGGAAAATACCAGTATGAGTATTATCAGGAAAGGGTTGTTAAAATCGAAAACCACGATGTGACTGACGCTGACTCGGCGCTTGCCCTCTCCAAAACAAAGGATAAGCTCCCCATCGGGCTTTTTTACAAGGTTGAGGGGCGGCCTTCATACAACGAGATGCACCCCGAAATCGAAAAGGCGCAGGTTCGCAAAAGAGATGTGACAGGGCTTCTCGAAGAGCTTGTCTGA
- a CDS encoding molybdopterin-dependent oxidoreductase, with translation MSLKSELKTSRRSFLKWASALSATAVTYGCGGDSNPKAYTDEVIVPDENLVMDRTLKEVMGTHPHNCGGRCPFKFYVKGHGTPQARIAKLTAAGDIPRENSLEADESTSFVQTRACVRGYAQIKRTYSPDRLKYPLIQTKERGDVTGFKRVSWDKALDIVADKIADVYSRFDSGELPYIPMVAGPPNGLHNRMMFAGMAFMGFAEGAGSTLSKYLGPTILPTGAPSFENMLFAAVGSVGVLPGLAGGNSVYNYKNSDFIIQWGADPAVKEPNKTFFLTKAKEAGVPIVTVDAQYTDTASILSTGFPEYNLPQFIQVRPQTDAALSVAMAYIIYKRGWHDDTFIKSNCFGFYPTQGNPVDSDGNSFTVVAPPKHPGFVMSKLDFSFETPLTKEQHPYADEGLVGKDVHVPAGMSFVEYLDGLGVEKAHELGLDPDKKEEAVIRWASQLTGVDESTIFNLADAFAHAGDVFLENGNNGGQKTNNGMHNVWMMICLAAMCGHTVKQGGNLGVNSSDGESNPVSFPGGLTYPELGSGTTYPFIAVDANKFVDLVVTGRDGRTAEQFYNDTKSIYGVDLGSPAEAKLEVDMVLGSYHITNSFNTCPNTNKAVNIFTQKNGSGYKIKHYVIYEQYMTPTAAYADVILPACSHHEKPFFTSGQGTYYQNKLIEPMYDTKSDVDIDILLAEKLNSRGITVSYSRNGKTDEELCAEAWETASVTDIAKPTFAELKEQGVVQKEVSGNLANPMVGLMGYLPYTTETGKIQFFSPFYYYRDACDLDNQIGAPRVTPRVKYVEPYEGYDKIMAGDNIGIKGKKYPLQFTTKHARNRVHTVYDNVSMIRDQFDYPKRAIMNPADASKRGIKDGDMVYIYNDWGCLKVGVGISPTIREGVVSLPHGVWYRKGSETYEAWYDIDLGNSVDSKTDDEGTTYYKYIVNVDIGGCENTLTHDKDFGSPKDPLCGQVGDNHFNGNLCEVSINHPDY, from the coding sequence ATGAGTCTTAAAAGCGAACTAAAAACAAGCAGAAGATCCTTTCTGAAATGGGCTTCAGCCCTCAGCGCAACAGCTGTTACCTATGGCTGCGGCGGAGACAGCAATCCGAAAGCCTATACGGATGAAGTGATTGTTCCTGATGAAAATTTAGTTATGGACAGGACACTGAAAGAAGTTATGGGTACACATCCTCATAACTGTGGTGGAAGATGTCCTTTTAAATTTTATGTAAAAGGGCATGGAACTCCACAGGCAAGAATTGCCAAACTAACAGCTGCAGGTGATATTCCCAGAGAAAATTCACTGGAAGCAGATGAATCTACATCATTCGTCCAGACAAGGGCTTGTGTCAGAGGTTATGCTCAGATAAAAAGGACATATTCGCCTGACAGATTGAAATACCCGCTTATCCAGACAAAAGAACGAGGAGATGTCACTGGTTTTAAAAGAGTAAGTTGGGATAAGGCTCTCGACATAGTAGCTGATAAGATTGCTGATGTTTATTCCAGATTTGACAGTGGTGAACTGCCGTATATTCCTATGGTTGCAGGTCCTCCAAATGGATTACATAATCGTATGATGTTCGCAGGTATGGCATTTATGGGATTTGCTGAAGGTGCAGGTTCTACTTTATCAAAGTATCTCGGACCTACAATACTTCCTACTGGAGCACCTTCATTCGAAAACATGCTTTTTGCAGCTGTAGGATCAGTTGGGGTGCTTCCTGGGCTAGCTGGCGGAAACTCTGTGTATAACTATAAAAACTCAGATTTTATCATACAGTGGGGAGCGGATCCCGCTGTAAAAGAACCAAATAAAACGTTCTTTCTGACCAAAGCAAAAGAAGCTGGTGTTCCTATAGTTACTGTTGACGCTCAATACACTGACACTGCTTCTATTCTTTCTACAGGTTTTCCTGAGTACAATTTACCCCAGTTTATTCAGGTTAGACCACAAACGGATGCTGCACTTTCTGTTGCTATGGCATATATAATCTACAAAAGAGGTTGGCATGATGATACATTTATAAAGTCGAATTGTTTTGGATTTTATCCGACACAAGGCAATCCTGTAGATAGTGATGGGAATTCTTTTACAGTCGTTGCACCGCCTAAGCATCCCGGATTCGTTATGTCAAAGCTTGACTTTTCATTTGAGACGCCACTTACTAAAGAACAGCACCCTTATGCAGATGAAGGACTTGTTGGTAAAGATGTCCATGTCCCTGCTGGAATGTCATTTGTTGAATATCTGGATGGCTTAGGAGTTGAGAAAGCTCACGAATTAGGTTTAGATCCTGATAAAAAGGAAGAAGCTGTTATTAGATGGGCATCCCAGTTGACTGGTGTAGATGAGTCAACAATATTTAATTTGGCAGATGCATTTGCACACGCTGGAGATGTATTTCTGGAAAACGGAAATAACGGCGGACAAAAAACAAATAACGGCATGCATAATGTTTGGATGATGATATGTTTGGCAGCGATGTGTGGTCACACAGTTAAACAAGGTGGTAACCTAGGTGTAAACTCGTCTGATGGTGAATCTAACCCTGTGAGCTTCCCAGGTGGTTTAACTTACCCTGAGCTTGGCAGTGGCACAACTTACCCGTTTATTGCAGTAGATGCTAATAAATTTGTAGATCTTGTTGTCACAGGACGAGATGGAAGAACAGCTGAACAGTTCTATAATGACACTAAATCAATTTACGGTGTTGATCTTGGCTCGCCTGCGGAAGCTAAACTTGAAGTTGATATGGTTTTGGGATCCTACCATATTACTAACTCATTCAATACATGCCCAAATACAAACAAAGCTGTGAATATTTTCACTCAGAAAAACGGTAGTGGCTACAAAATCAAGCATTATGTCATTTATGAGCAGTATATGACTCCTACAGCAGCTTATGCAGACGTCATTCTGCCTGCGTGCTCACACCATGAAAAACCATTTTTTACTTCAGGTCAGGGTACATATTATCAGAATAAACTCATTGAACCTATGTATGATACTAAGTCAGATGTTGATATTGATATTCTGCTTGCAGAAAAACTCAATTCCAGAGGCATAACTGTTTCATACAGCAGAAATGGAAAAACTGATGAAGAGCTTTGTGCAGAAGCGTGGGAAACAGCAAGTGTAACAGATATTGCTAAGCCTACTTTTGCAGAATTAAAAGAACAAGGTGTAGTTCAGAAGGAAGTCAGCGGTAACCTTGCAAACCCTATGGTTGGCTTGATGGGGTATCTCCCTTACACTACTGAAACTGGTAAGATTCAATTTTTCTCGCCATTTTATTACTATAGAGATGCTTGCGACCTGGATAATCAGATTGGCGCACCTAGAGTGACCCCACGGGTCAAGTATGTTGAGCCTTATGAAGGCTACGACAAAATCATGGCGGGCGACAACATTGGAATTAAAGGTAAAAAATATCCATTGCAGTTCACAACGAAACATGCGAGAAACAGAGTGCATACTGTTTATGACAATGTTTCCATGATACGCGATCAGTTTGATTACCCAAAACGTGCAATTATGAACCCTGCAGATGCTTCTAAGAGAGGTATAAAAGATGGTGATATGGTATATATCTATAATGACTGGGGTTGTTTAAAAGTGGGGGTAGGTATTTCGCCAACAATAAGAGAAGGTGTTGTTAGCCTTCCGCACGGTGTTTGGTATAGAAAAGGAAGTGAGACATACGAGGCTTGGTATGATATCGATCTTGGTAATTCGGTTGACAGCAAAACTGACGATGAAGGAACAACTTACTATAAGTATATAGTTAACGTTGATATTGGTGGCTGTGAAAATACTTTAACTCACGATAAAGACTTTGGAAGCCCTAAAGATCCGTTATGTGGACAGGTTGGCGACAACCATTTTAACGGGAACCTTTGTGAAGTTAGTATAAATCATCCAGATTACTAG
- a CDS encoding 2-oxoacid:acceptor oxidoreductase subunit alpha — protein sequence MSSVYVWKIGGPAGFGIMTTGPMFAKVLKASGYHVHGYPEYPSLVRGGYNCYQIAFGDTEVTAPYKKIDMYVALSDECFNREKFEESTYVIGDFANLKNAGDIKAKKIDVPLMGIVKELDGPDIMRNSVALGAAAALLGLDFALLEKNLTAAYKEKVAKINIEAAKKGYESVRERYSVVCKPAPDKCAPALYVTGNEATSIGAIAGGLTFFSTYPMTPASSILHYLAKCTREHGLVVKHTEDEISGINMAVGAAFAGARAMTGTAGGGFSLMNEGLGLAAITEVPIVLAVSQRPGPATGMATWTEQGDLKYVINSSQSEFIRAVYSPGSVEECYKFTFDALNLAEKYHIPVFVLLDKFLSESHFMAEKMPETGDVERGYLFEGNEEEPMAYFNRFAEKKDGVGVRVIPGTKGGLYIASSNEHTDEGFVSDKADVRKRQVERRFRKLKPLTDDMPHPELFGKKDAPLTFVCFGSVKMMLLEAMKHTDKFNFIHFPAVNPLNWEKVKKMLEGRNLCVMENNYTAQLRGIIAENTGIIIEKTFLKYDGRPFFNEEIVSFAEEAAK from the coding sequence ATGAGTTCTGTTTACGTCTGGAAAATCGGCGGTCCTGCCGGATTCGGCATTATGACCACCGGACCAATGTTCGCTAAAGTCCTCAAGGCGAGCGGATACCATGTACACGGTTACCCGGAGTACCCTTCGCTTGTGAGAGGCGGCTACAACTGCTACCAGATTGCGTTCGGTGACACTGAGGTTACTGCTCCCTACAAAAAGATCGATATGTACGTTGCACTTTCCGATGAATGCTTTAACAGGGAAAAGTTTGAGGAAAGCACTTATGTTATAGGCGATTTCGCCAATCTGAAAAATGCCGGAGACATTAAAGCCAAAAAGATTGATGTTCCGCTCATGGGTATAGTGAAGGAACTGGACGGGCCGGACATAATGAGAAACTCCGTGGCACTCGGTGCGGCGGCTGCGCTTCTCGGTCTTGATTTCGCACTGCTTGAGAAAAACCTCACGGCGGCTTACAAGGAAAAAGTGGCAAAAATAAATATCGAGGCTGCTAAAAAGGGTTACGAATCCGTCAGAGAGCGTTATTCCGTTGTCTGTAAACCCGCCCCGGACAAATGCGCACCCGCGCTCTATGTCACAGGGAACGAGGCGACTTCAATCGGCGCAATTGCAGGCGGGCTGACATTTTTCAGCACATACCCCATGACCCCCGCATCGTCTATCCTTCATTACCTCGCTAAATGCACCAGAGAGCACGGCCTCGTGGTCAAGCATACGGAAGATGAAATATCGGGCATAAATATGGCTGTCGGTGCGGCTTTCGCTGGTGCAAGAGCCATGACAGGCACTGCGGGCGGCGGTTTCAGCCTCATGAACGAAGGGCTGGGGCTGGCAGCTATAACCGAGGTTCCCATCGTTCTTGCTGTTTCACAGAGACCGGGCCCCGCAACAGGCATGGCCACATGGACGGAGCAGGGTGATCTGAAATACGTCATAAACTCCTCTCAGAGTGAGTTTATCAGGGCTGTTTACTCCCCCGGCAGTGTGGAGGAGTGTTATAAATTCACATTCGATGCCCTGAACCTTGCGGAAAAATATCACATTCCGGTTTTTGTGCTTCTGGATAAATTCCTTTCCGAGTCCCACTTCATGGCGGAGAAAATGCCTGAAACAGGTGATGTCGAAAGGGGCTATCTCTTTGAAGGGAATGAAGAAGAACCTATGGCTTACTTCAACCGCTTTGCCGAAAAGAAAGACGGCGTGGGCGTGCGCGTTATCCCCGGCACAAAGGGCGGGCTCTACATAGCCAGCAGCAACGAGCATACGGACGAGGGCTTCGTGAGCGACAAGGCGGATGTGCGCAAGCGTCAGGTGGAAAGGCGCTTCCGCAAGCTGAAGCCTCTCACTGATGATATGCCGCACCCTGAGCTTTTCGGCAAAAAGGACGCACCGCTTACCTTCGTCTGCTTCGGTTCTGTGAAGATGATGCTCCTTGAGGCCATGAAACATACTGACAAATTCAATTTCATACATTTCCCTGCCGTAAACCCCCTTAACTGGGAAAAGGTTAAGAAAATGCTTGAGGGCAGAAACCTCTGCGTTATGGAAAACAACTATACCGCTCAGCTCAGGGGCATAATCGCCGAGAACACAGGCATAATTATTGAGAAAACATTCCTCAAGTATGACGGCAGACCGTTTTTCAATGAAGAGATTGTGAGCTTTGCAGAGGAGGCGGCGAAATGA
- a CDS encoding methyl-accepting chemotaxis protein codes for MKKGIIRNLSLKVKISAMLVCSLLLITFVSSAVLVQKGKRELAKSKAQQAEILKKVMSERFTGYLGSVDRFLTGFVKNDYVTEGFYSITSAYYKLNRRPSLDPELMAPGLRAFFEKTGNKQMISWMDKADFTTDADFRQLVLQYTNIAGLDEMETMQFPVEFNFVYSNYYDSFRLLMEPYHIYSMYIIDSEGVIVFSSDKNHAFATNLSSGVHKDTFLGKTFRQALNMPVTETIFTDFETSEIDGGRPVAYMARHINANDVRTGIVIVTLSRDTVMSLLPEKIDEHTYLRLFDKSGLLMNMPAGADDAETRKFAALPQTSLTEEITGIGRNGYIFSKERAEFLSKSFDIVIKMDRSQMLAQIHSLIGGVFFYAGLTFIVILTVLYLMFNRIAFKRLDFIGKEINSIGSDLSRRIPVFYKDEIANISNHMNSFLERLDELVTKIYEISVRTEADFRQFDSKKTELTKVLGRQEGNLSLLLREMDKVKAAGLEMHRNLDLTRQVTQETEKRTSGGRKNMTVLSEQMEGIGDSVEQLGGKLLRFGESSREVGSILSVIDDITDQINLLALNAAIEAARAGEHGRGFAVVADEVRKLAEKTRNATKNIGDIIGGFNADITGILGDMRVTEEKVAEGAGVMAKTREVFEGIVKSGESLNSTFLAMQQTLNERDRAIGSVNEMVQSSGAMVSQSTATVNDLLAIFTEMKDSMDQLHQSVEVFIRK; via the coding sequence ATGAAAAAAGGGATAATCAGAAACCTGAGTCTGAAAGTGAAGATAAGTGCCATGCTTGTCTGCTCGCTTCTGCTGATTACATTTGTTTCATCTGCGGTGCTGGTTCAGAAGGGGAAGAGGGAACTGGCTAAAAGCAAGGCACAGCAGGCGGAAATTCTTAAAAAAGTTATGTCGGAAAGATTTACCGGGTATCTCGGTTCTGTGGACAGGTTTCTGACAGGGTTTGTAAAAAATGATTATGTAACGGAAGGGTTCTACAGCATAACTTCGGCATATTACAAGCTGAACAGACGTCCTTCCCTCGACCCGGAGCTCATGGCGCCCGGACTCAGAGCTTTCTTTGAAAAAACAGGCAATAAGCAGATGATTAGCTGGATGGACAAGGCTGATTTTACCACAGATGCGGACTTCCGCCAGCTTGTGCTGCAATATACCAACATTGCAGGGCTGGACGAGATGGAAACAATGCAGTTTCCCGTGGAGTTCAACTTTGTCTATTCAAATTATTATGACAGCTTCCGGCTTTTGATGGAGCCTTATCATATATACTCTATGTATATTATTGACAGTGAAGGTGTAATTGTCTTCTCCTCCGATAAAAACCATGCCTTTGCCACTAACCTCAGTTCCGGTGTTCACAAAGACACTTTTCTGGGCAAAACATTCAGGCAGGCGCTGAATATGCCTGTTACTGAGACGATTTTTACAGATTTTGAAACATCGGAGATTGACGGCGGAAGACCTGTGGCATATATGGCCAGACACATAAACGCAAATGATGTACGCACGGGGATCGTGATTGTTACCCTCAGCAGGGACACTGTCATGTCCCTTCTGCCGGAAAAGATAGACGAACACACTTATCTGCGCCTTTTTGACAAATCAGGCCTGCTTATGAACATGCCGGCAGGTGCGGACGATGCTGAAACCAGAAAGTTTGCCGCACTGCCGCAGACCTCTCTCACGGAGGAGATAACAGGCATAGGCAGAAACGGCTACATTTTTTCCAAGGAGAGAGCCGAGTTCTTAAGCAAGAGCTTTGACATCGTAATCAAGATGGACAGAAGCCAGATGCTGGCGCAGATACACAGCCTCATAGGCGGTGTCTTCTTCTACGCGGGGCTGACATTTATTGTGATACTGACTGTTCTTTATCTTATGTTCAACCGCATAGCCTTTAAAAGGCTGGATTTCATAGGGAAAGAGATAAACTCAATAGGCAGCGACCTTTCCAGACGCATCCCTGTTTTCTATAAGGATGAGATAGCCAATATATCCAACCACATGAACAGCTTTCTGGAGAGGCTGGATGAACTGGTGACAAAGATTTATGAAATCTCAGTGCGGACAGAGGCTGATTTCCGGCAGTTTGACAGTAAAAAGACAGAGCTCACTAAAGTTCTGGGCAGACAGGAGGGGAATCTGTCGCTCCTTTTGAGGGAGATGGATAAGGTCAAGGCCGCAGGGCTTGAGATGCACCGCAACCTTGATCTGACAAGGCAGGTTACTCAGGAAACAGAGAAACGCACATCCGGCGGACGTAAGAATATGACTGTTCTCTCCGAACAGATGGAAGGGATAGGAGATTCTGTTGAGCAGCTGGGCGGGAAACTGCTCCGTTTCGGCGAATCCTCCCGCGAGGTGGGGAGCATTCTCAGCGTTATAGATGACATTACAGACCAGATAAACCTTCTCGCGCTCAATGCCGCAATTGAGGCGGCAAGGGCAGGGGAACACGGCAGAGGCTTTGCCGTGGTGGCTGATGAGGTGCGCAAGCTTGCGGAAAAAACACGCAATGCCACCAAGAATATAGGCGACATAATAGGCGGGTTCAACGCTGATATAACCGGAATCCTCGGCGATATGCGGGTTACGGAGGAGAAAGTGGCGGAGGGCGCCGGGGTTATGGCGAAAACAAGGGAGGTCTTTGAAGGGATAGTGAAATCAGGCGAATCTCTGAACTCTACCTTCCTAGCCATGCAGCAGACGCTTAACGAGAGGGACAGGGCAATCGGCAGTGTGAACGAGATGGTGCAGAGCTCCGGTGCTATGGTAAGCCAGAGCACTGCCACTGTGAACGATCTCCTCGCCATCTTCACCGAAATGAAGGACTCCATGGATCAGCTTCATCAGTCGGTTGAGGTTTTTATCAGGAAATAG
- a CDS encoding IS3 family transposase (programmed frameshift) → MKRSRFSETQIVKILKEAESGRQVKDICREYGISDATYYNWKSKYGGMEASDIKRLKELEEENRKLKQMFADLSLENTALKDILFKKALKPSEKRSLADYCRATYGMSVSHACRTVSISRPVYYYQPDVDRDNHVIAVLLELCEKYPGYGFGKLFAIIRRLGHRWNHKRVHRVYCLLKLNMRRKAKKRLPSRNPLHISVPESINQCWSIDFMSDSLYCGRKYRTFNVVDDFNREALAIEVDLNLPAARVIRVLDRIASWRGYPAKLRMDNGPEFISVKLADWAEYHDVELEFIQPGKPFQNSYVERFNRTFRNEVLDRHLFFSLSEVREEADRWMVEYNTERPHDSLGKMTPEEYAERAENSKYLL, encoded by the exons ATGAAACGCAGTCGATTTTCAGAAACTCAGATCGTAAAAATACTCAAAGAAGCCGAGTCCGGCAGACAGGTAAAAGACATCTGTCGTGAGTACGGCATCAGTGACGCCACCTACTACAACTGGAAGTCCAAATACGGAGGCATGGAAGCCTCAGACATCAAGAGATTAAAAGAGCTTGAAGAAGAGAACCGTAAACTGAAGCAGATGTTTGCCGATCTTAGCTTAGAGAATACAGCTCTGAAGGATATTCTCT TCAAAAAAGCTTTAAAGCCGTCGGAGAAACGTAGTTTAGCAGATTACTGTAGAGCAACTTACGGCATGAGCGTAAGTCATGCTTGCCGTACAGTCAGCATCAGTCGTCCGGTTTATTACTATCAGCCGGATGTAGATAGAGACAACCATGTTATAGCTGTTCTGCTTGAGTTATGTGAGAAATATCCGGGATATGGCTTCGGAAAGCTATTTGCCATCATCCGTCGGCTTGGACATAGATGGAATCACAAGAGGGTTCACAGGGTTTATTGCCTTTTGAAGCTTAACATGCGCCGCAAGGCCAAGAAAAGGCTTCCAAGCAGGAATCCTCTCCATATCAGTGTACCTGAATCCATCAACCAGTGCTGGTCTATAGATTTCATGAGTGACAGCTTATACTGTGGGAGGAAATACAGGACATTTAATGTCGTTGATGACTTTAATCGAGAAGCTCTTGCCATAGAGGTCGATCTCAATCTTCCGGCAGCAAGAGTAATAAGGGTTCTTGACAGGATTGCTTCGTGGCGAGGATATCCGGCCAAACTCAGAATGGACAATGGCCCTGAGTTTATCTCAGTAAAATTGGCTGACTGGGCGGAATACCATGATGTTGAGCTTGAGTTCATACAACCTGGCAAGCCGTTTCAGAATTCATATGTGGAAAGATTTAATCGGACGTTCAGGAACGAGGTGTTGGACAGACATTTGTTTTTCTCTTTAAGCGAAGTTCGGGAAGAAGCTGACCGATGGATGGTTGAATACAATACAGAAAGACCGCATGATTCTCTGGGGAAAATGACTCCGGAGGAGTATGCTGAAAGAGCGGAAAACTCTAAATATCTGCTGTAA
- a CDS encoding nitrous oxide-stimulated promoter family protein, which translates to MKKEKRIIKDEKILRRFIGVFCRENHGGKELCPECAELLAYALKRNEKCPLDPKPKCKDCKIHCYKPEMRRKIREVMKFSGIWHIKRGRLDWVLHYFW; encoded by the coding sequence ATGAAGAAGGAAAAGCGGATAATTAAGGACGAAAAGATATTACGCCGTTTCATAGGCGTGTTCTGCCGAGAGAACCACGGCGGAAAGGAGCTTTGCCCTGAGTGTGCGGAGCTTCTTGCCTATGCGCTCAAACGGAATGAGAAATGCCCCCTTGACCCTAAGCCCAAGTGTAAGGACTGCAAAATCCACTGCTATAAGCCGGAAATGCGCAGGAAGATAAGGGAAGTGATGAAGTTCAGCGGTATCTGGCACATTAAACGCGGGCGACTGGACTGGGTTCTGCATTATTTTTGGTGA
- a CDS encoding trimeric intracellular cation channel family protein: protein MTIPYILDMIGTVAFAVSGALVGVRKEMDFYGVTFLALVTAVGGGTTRDIMVGKIPPIIFADYNYLIVSVIMSFAVFFYHKHFESKMHLFLTMDALGLGVFTVTGVSVGLAYDVGWAGAVMLAVITGTFGGMFRDILSKEIPLVLQKEIYASAAMLGGIIYCLCHYAGVNKSVSFILVTSFVFSLRMISLRKKWGLPVVKIKQ from the coding sequence ATGACAATACCGTATATTCTGGACATGATAGGAACAGTCGCCTTCGCCGTCAGCGGTGCGCTGGTGGGTGTGCGTAAAGAGATGGATTTCTACGGGGTGACCTTTCTCGCCCTTGTGACCGCTGTCGGGGGCGGAACCACCCGTGATATAATGGTGGGTAAAATTCCGCCTATCATTTTTGCTGATTATAACTATCTGATAGTTTCAGTAATTATGTCATTTGCAGTGTTTTTTTATCATAAGCACTTTGAGAGCAAGATGCATCTTTTCCTCACGATGGATGCTCTGGGTCTGGGCGTGTTTACTGTGACAGGTGTTTCCGTGGGGCTCGCTTATGATGTGGGCTGGGCTGGTGCTGTAATGCTTGCTGTTATCACAGGAACCTTCGGCGGAATGTTCCGGGACATACTCTCAAAGGAGATACCCCTTGTCCTCCAGAAGGAGATTTACGCCAGCGCGGCTATGCTCGGCGGAATAATCTATTGCCTGTGTCATTATGCCGGAGTGAACAAGAGTGTCAGCTTTATTCTGGTTACATCATTTGTTTTCAGTCTGAGGATGATTTCCCTCCGCAAAAAGTGGGGTCTGCCTGTGGTGAAGATCAAACAATAA
- a CDS encoding tyrosine-type recombinase/integrase: protein MFIKQCNLSPKSISNIIGVLHQILDNAYNDELLSKNPTKVIKKPRVETSEVDPFNINEAESIINWMQEHHPQMTIFFALGFYTGMRTGELLALKWSDIDFSKYTITVQRTITKNRIKESTKTEKSRTIDIIPALEAYLKNHKQYTFLKSDWVLTTLYNQPFMKTENINRLYFTPCLKALGFRYRTIYQMRHSFACMMIDAGENLNWIKSMLGHRTLSMIFKRYGNKINRQDGTRKGVIFSESVPKVCQIKNDRRN, encoded by the coding sequence ATGTTCATAAAACAATGTAATCTTAGCCCAAAATCTATTTCAAATATTATAGGCGTATTACATCAAATCCTTGATAATGCTTACAACGATGAACTGTTAAGCAAAAATCCTACAAAAGTAATTAAAAAACCAAGAGTCGAAACAAGTGAAGTCGACCCCTTTAATATAAATGAAGCAGAGTCAATAATTAATTGGATGCAGGAACACCATCCACAGATGACTATATTTTTTGCGCTTGGCTTTTACACCGGCATGAGAACAGGTGAATTGCTTGCGCTTAAATGGAGTGATATTGATTTTTCAAAATATACTATTACTGTACAAAGAACCATCACTAAGAATCGTATAAAAGAAAGCACTAAAACAGAAAAATCAAGAACAATAGATATTATTCCGGCGCTTGAAGCATATTTAAAAAACCATAAGCAATACACTTTTCTTAAATCAGATTGGGTTTTAACGACTTTATATAACCAGCCATTTATGAAGACAGAGAATATTAATAGGCTCTACTTTACCCCTTGCTTAAAAGCTCTTGGATTTCGATATAGAACGATTTACCAAATGAGGCATAGCTTCGCATGTATGATGATCGATGCAGGAGAGAATTTGAATTGGATCAAATCCATGCTTGGGCACAGAACACTGTCAATGATTTTTAAACGTTATGGCAACAAAATCAATCGTCAAGATGGCACACGAAAAGGCGTAATCTTTTCTGAGAGTGTGCCAAAAGTGTGCCAAATTAAAAATGACCGCCGCAACTGA